The genomic DNA GATGGATCCCGGGATGCACGACCAGCAGACGGTCAACACGGTCCGGGCGGTGTTCGACTGCGAGGCCCGCATCGCCGACGATGGCGGGGTGGACCTGCGGGGATCCGGCTTCGTCCAGGAGTAACGCCGATTTCCGGAGGCTCGACGACCCTCAGAGCTCGATCCGTTCGATGAGCGTGCCCTCGCCGTCCCCGTCGCCGCCGGCGTCCGTGTGGACGGCGACGATGCGGATGTCCCCCTCCAGGCCCGAGTCCTCCAGCTTCGACTTGAGCAGTTCGTCGACCTGGTAGACGCCGGCGGCGTCGGTCATCTCGATCTCGACGAGGACGGGCCGGTCGTCGCCGTCGTGGAGCGAAACGCGCTTGATCGCCTGGCTGGAGATGGTATCGATGCCGCGGCCACCCTTCTCGTAGGGAATCCGCGAGCGGCCCCGCTCCATGTCCAGCGCGTCCGCCACCCGGACGACGCCGGCCTCGAGGGTGAGCGGGTCCTCCTCGGTGTGGTGACAGAGGATGGCGTGGAGCACCTCGCCCTTGAGACGGACGGCCTCCGGAATCTCGTAGCCGAGTTCGGGCAGGAGCCGGTCGAGCAGGTCCGCCGCGAGCGGGATGGAGTAGTAGGGATGCTCGTCGCGGTGGACGACGTGGCCGATGTCGTGCAACGTCGCGGCGAGCGCGATGACGACGGCCTCGTCGGCCTCGTCGAGCCCCTGGCCGGTCGCCCCGTTGAACGCGACCCCGCCGGCCTTCAACAGGTCGTAGAGGCAGAGCGCGCGGTTCCGCACGATGTCGATGTGCTTCGTACCGTGGTCGTTGTACCCCTTGCGCGCGACGGGGTTGACGTTCTGTGCCTCCAGATAGGCGGCGATCTCCTCGTCGTCCTCGACGACCTCGAGGACGCGGTTGACCCGCTCGTCCGGGAAGCTGTGGTCGGCCGCCGGGTTGTACTCCCGGCCCCCGTTGCCCCGATCTGCCTCCCGAAGATCCTCCGCGTCGATGGTTCCGTCGGGTGAGTCGCTGTCCATGGCCGGGGCGATGGGAGCCGAGGACAAAAGCGAACGGGCGGCACGAGGGGGAGCGACCGCTCGCGGCCCACCGCCGAGGCCGGGACGGAGTGAACCCGAGGGAAAGGCCTATAATTCGATGAGCGCAAAACCGGCTATAGATGCTCGATACATTCGTACCGCTGTTCGGCGGGCTGCCGGGTGGGCCGGAGCTCATCGTCATCCTGCTCATCATCGTGCTGCTGTTCGGCGCGCAGAAGCTGCCGAAGCTCGCGCGCTCGACGGGGGAGGCGATGGGCGAGTTCCAGAAGGGTCGCGAGGAGGTCGAACAGGAGCTCCAGGAGATGCGCGAGGGCAAGAAGCGCGAGGAGGGTCTCGACGAGGCGCCGCCGCCGTCCGAGGAGACCGACAGCGAGACCGTCATCGGCGAGGCCGAGTCCGACACGACCACCGACACCGAGACCGACACCGAGAGGAACTGACGGACACCCTTTTCTCGCCGCCCCGCTCACGCCCGGGCAGGACACGTGGCCTAGTGGACAGGGCGAGGGGTTCCTAACCCCTCGATCGCGGGTTCGAATCCCGCCGTGTCCGCTCGTTCGTCACCGCGTGTTTCACTTGCAGCCACGGCGTAGTTCGCGAACGCTGCGCGTTCGCTCGGTCCCGCCGCGTCCGTGCAGCGACCGAGGTGAGCAGCGACCGGAGGAACGGACCCGAACCCCGGCAGTCGCCACACGACCCCGTTTCCTGACAACCTGTGTCACTGCCGACGAGTATAAGCACCTCTGCACGTAATCCGGTCACTGATGAACCGGAGC from Haloglomus litoreum includes the following:
- a CDS encoding HD domain-containing protein translates to MDSDSPDGTIDAEDLREADRGNGGREYNPAADHSFPDERVNRVLEVVEDDEEIAAYLEAQNVNPVARKGYNDHGTKHIDIVRNRALCLYDLLKAGGVAFNGATGQGLDEADEAVVIALAATLHDIGHVVHRDEHPYYSIPLAADLLDRLLPELGYEIPEAVRLKGEVLHAILCHHTEEDPLTLEAGVVRVADALDMERGRSRIPYEKGGRGIDTISSQAIKRVSLHDGDDRPVLVEIEMTDAAGVYQVDELLKSKLEDSGLEGDIRIVAVHTDAGGDGDGEGTLIERIEL
- a CDS encoding Sec-independent protein translocase subunit TatA/TatB, producing MLDTFVPLFGGLPGGPELIVILLIIVLLFGAQKLPKLARSTGEAMGEFQKGREEVEQELQEMREGKKREEGLDEAPPPSEETDSETVIGEAESDTTTDTETDTERN